Proteins found in one Pyrus communis chromosome 15, drPyrComm1.1, whole genome shotgun sequence genomic segment:
- the LOC137718034 gene encoding uncharacterized protein isoform X1 → MNQSLRLWILLADVNSTCFLLFLVISIESKQSMERDCTSSRDRTGGDASASVSASVEVRHQTTSDFVLQWGNRKRLRCMKIQVKEKDDSSGPPVTRTTVRISRRVVRPDKDPANHLSTTVNQASNGYLNIRQRPLSPQQPLPQRILRNSETTSAAAMRGQSNGGVGGLRGIASPDRGAHDKKNHHHHHNDETNHYNNKSAASSDTAHDSKKGGSSSGSGEAAAGPQMVWPPKFVIALTNKEKEEDFMAIKGSKLPQRPKKRAKFVQRTLNLVSPGAWLCDLTLERYEVREKKISKKRPRGLKAMGNVVESDSE, encoded by the exons ATGAACCAAAGTCTCCGTCTTTGGATTTTACTGGCGGATGTGAATTCCacctgttttcttctttttctcgtCATCTCGATCGAGTCGAAGCAATCT ATGGAAAGGGACTGTACCAGCAGTAGAGATAGAACCGGTGGGGATGCATCCGCCTCCGTCTCCGCCTCGGTTGAAGTCCGACACCAAACGACGTCGGATTTCGTCTTGCAGTGGGGGAACCGCAAGCGCCTCCGGTGTATGAAGATCCAGGTGAAGGAGAAGGACGACTCCAGCGGCCCTCCGGTTACTCGAACCACGGTCCGCATCAGTCGCCGGGTTGTTCGACCCGATAAGGACCCGGCGAATCACCTTTCCACCACCGTTAATCAGGCGAGTAACGGCTATTTGAATATCCGTCAACGGCCGTTATCTCCCCAGCAACCGCTACCTCAGCGTATTCTCAG AAACTCAGAGACTACGAGCGCTGCTGCCATGAGAGGCCAGAGCAACGGCGGAGTAGGAGGGCTGAGGGGAATTGCCTCGCCCGACAGGGGTGCGCACGATAAGaaaaaccaccaccaccaccataatgATGAGACTAATCATTACAATAACAAGTCCGCGGCGTCTTCGGACACAGCGCACGATAGCAAGAAGGGCGGGTCTTCGTCGGGGAGCGGAGAGGCAGCGGCGGGGCCACAGATGGTGTGGCCGCCGAAGTTCGTGATTGCTTTGACCaataaggagaaagaagaggacTTTATGGCAATCAAAGGTTCGAAATTGCCTCAGAGGCCAAAGAAGCGAGCCAAGTTCGTTCAACGCACCCTCAAt CTTGTAAGCCCGGGAGCTTGGCTTTGTGATTTGACACTGGAACGGTATGAGGTCCGGGAGAAGAAGATTTCGAAAAAG AGACCAAGAGGGTTAAAGGCAATGGGCAATGTGGTGGAGTCGGACTCTGAATAA
- the LOC137718034 gene encoding uncharacterized protein isoform X2 has protein sequence MERDCTSSRDRTGGDASASVSASVEVRHQTTSDFVLQWGNRKRLRCMKIQVKEKDDSSGPPVTRTTVRISRRVVRPDKDPANHLSTTVNQASNGYLNIRQRPLSPQQPLPQRILRNSETTSAAAMRGQSNGGVGGLRGIASPDRGAHDKKNHHHHHNDETNHYNNKSAASSDTAHDSKKGGSSSGSGEAAAGPQMVWPPKFVIALTNKEKEEDFMAIKGSKLPQRPKKRAKFVQRTLNLVSPGAWLCDLTLERYEVREKKISKKRPRGLKAMGNVVESDSE, from the exons ATGGAAAGGGACTGTACCAGCAGTAGAGATAGAACCGGTGGGGATGCATCCGCCTCCGTCTCCGCCTCGGTTGAAGTCCGACACCAAACGACGTCGGATTTCGTCTTGCAGTGGGGGAACCGCAAGCGCCTCCGGTGTATGAAGATCCAGGTGAAGGAGAAGGACGACTCCAGCGGCCCTCCGGTTACTCGAACCACGGTCCGCATCAGTCGCCGGGTTGTTCGACCCGATAAGGACCCGGCGAATCACCTTTCCACCACCGTTAATCAGGCGAGTAACGGCTATTTGAATATCCGTCAACGGCCGTTATCTCCCCAGCAACCGCTACCTCAGCGTATTCTCAG AAACTCAGAGACTACGAGCGCTGCTGCCATGAGAGGCCAGAGCAACGGCGGAGTAGGAGGGCTGAGGGGAATTGCCTCGCCCGACAGGGGTGCGCACGATAAGaaaaaccaccaccaccaccataatgATGAGACTAATCATTACAATAACAAGTCCGCGGCGTCTTCGGACACAGCGCACGATAGCAAGAAGGGCGGGTCTTCGTCGGGGAGCGGAGAGGCAGCGGCGGGGCCACAGATGGTGTGGCCGCCGAAGTTCGTGATTGCTTTGACCaataaggagaaagaagaggacTTTATGGCAATCAAAGGTTCGAAATTGCCTCAGAGGCCAAAGAAGCGAGCCAAGTTCGTTCAACGCACCCTCAAt CTTGTAAGCCCGGGAGCTTGGCTTTGTGATTTGACACTGGAACGGTATGAGGTCCGGGAGAAGAAGATTTCGAAAAAG AGACCAAGAGGGTTAAAGGCAATGGGCAATGTGGTGGAGTCGGACTCTGAATAA